A region from the Drosophila ananassae strain 14024-0371.13 chromosome 2L, ASM1763931v2, whole genome shotgun sequence genome encodes:
- the LOC6500138 gene encoding uncharacterized protein LOC6500138: MSRKCDGNESANIEAVEYFSGNENESTPIEQVTVSRRTKTTCVVLQNTGKPKIMLQCNIEGCTYQTNRRRDMHRHKRSLKHSHHDVSSDSESDFDRPPWECKLCSYITAKRFSFARHQRSERHRRNQLYASKDEETPVATKKPKETETSQPDIQTIDTSSEDNKDEGILYTCTTCTFTTTNKLMMKHHKKSTEHLDKMNVTELDNWLIEYDPQGEENCETNEPILLETEDEDDEDDIAVENCSTFDCNICDYKTAHRFSFIRHKQSRKHLENLIVLTDEDMVQTDLGFDAIEMDPSEELQEIVYVPTEENPDENCYHIVMDSD, encoded by the coding sequence ATGTCTCGTAAATGTGATGGGAATGAAAGCGCAAATATTGAGGCAGTGGAGTACTTTAGTGGAAACGAAAATGAATCGACACCGATTGAGCAGGTTACCGTCTCCCGAAGAACCAAAACAACTTGTGTTGTACTCCAGAATACTGGCAAGCCGAAGATCATGCTGCAATGCAACATTGAAGGCTGTACGTATCAAACAAACAGGCGACGGGACATGCATCGCCACAAACGCTCCTTGAAACATTCACACCACGACGTGTCCTCCGACTCGGAATCCGACTTCGATCGCCCGCCGTGGGAATGCAAGCTCTGTAGTTATATCACCGCCAAGAGGTTCAGCTTTGCTCGCCACCAGAGATCCGAACGGCATCGTCGGAATCAGCTATATGCCTCCAAGGACGAAGAGACACCTGTCGCTACGAAAAAGCCCAAGGAAACAGAAACGTCCCAACCAGATATTCAAACAATCGACACTTCCAGCGAAGACAACAAAGACGAAGGCATCCTTTACACTTGCACAACTTGCACTTTCACGACAACCAACAAGTTGATGATGAAACATCATAAAAAATCGACGGAACATCTGGATAAAATGAATGTTACGGAACTGGACAACTGGTTAATAGAATATGACCCCCAAGGTGAAGAAAACTGTGAAACAAATGAGCCCATTCTACTGGAAACAGAAGATGAGGACGACGAAGACGATATCGCCGTCGAAAACTGCTCTACGTTCGATTGCAACATTTGTGATTATAAAACTGCCCATAGATTTAGTTTCATCCGCCACAAACAGTCGCGCAAGCACCTCGAAAACCTTATCGTTCTTACGGATGAGGACATGGTCCAGACTGACCTCGGCTTTGATGCTATAGAGATGGATCCCAGCGAAGAATTGCAGGAGATCGTATACGTTCCCACGGAGGAGAATCCTGACGAGAACTGCTATCACATAGTGATGGATAGCGATTAG
- the LOC6500407 gene encoding short-chain specific acyl-CoA dehydrogenase, mitochondrial, giving the protein MQSVIARSLNIVRRSANLRQIASLSALPDTHQMLQKTCRDFANAELSANAAKCDREHLYPEKLIRQMGELGTMAVAIPEELGGTGLDYLAYAIAMEEISRGCASAGVIMSVNNSLYLGPLLSFGNDSQKETYITPYTTGKRVGCFALSEPGNGSDAGAASTIATDKGDHFLLNGTKAWITNAFEAEAAIVFATTNKQLKHKGISAFIVPKGLKGFSLGKKEDKLGIRGSSTCQLIFEDCAIPKESMLGEPGFGFKIAMQTLDAGRIGIAGQALGIGQAALELAVDYSQKRQAFGKPISKLQSIQQKIADMSLAMESARLLTWRAAWLKDNKQPYTKEAAMAKLAASEAATMCAHQCIQILGGMGYVTDMAAERHYRDARITEIYEGTSEIQRLVIAGSILKEYAS; this is encoded by the exons ATGCAATCTGTAATTGCCCGTTCCCTAAACATCG TTCGCAGATCGGCGAATCTCCGCCAGATTGCGTCTTTGTCGGCCCTTCCGGACACCCATCAGATGTTACAAAAGACCTGCCGGGACTTCGCCAACGCTGAGTTGAGTGCCAACGCTGCGAAATGCGATCGGGAGCACCTGTATCCTGAAAAACTGATCCGTCAAATGGGAGAACTTGGCACCATGGCTGTGGCGATTCCAGAGGAGTTAG GTGGTACCGGTCTTGATTACTTGGCCTATGCGATTGCCATGGAAGAGATCTCAAGGGGATGCGCCTCTGCTGGCGTGATCATGTCGGTAAACAACTCCCTCTACTTGGGACCTCTACTGTCCTTTGGAAATGATAGCCAAAAGGAGACTTACATCACACCCTACACAACCGGGAAACGAGTGGGATGCTTTGCTTTATCGGAGCCGGGAAATGGTTCAGATGCTGGAGCTGCTTCTACCATAGCTACCGATAAGGGAGATCACTTCTTACTAAATGGAACCAAGGCGTGGATCACGAATGCATTTGAGGCTGAGGCCGCTATTGTTTTTGCCACCACCAACAAGCAGTTGAAGCACAAGGGCATCTCCGCTTTCATAGTCCCCAAGGGCTTGAAGGGCTTCTCCTTGGGTAAGAAAGAGGACAAGCTGGGCATCCGAGGATCATCAACCTGCCAGCTGATATTCGAGGATTGCGCGATACCCAAGGAGAGCATGCTGGGAGAGCCCGGCTTTGGATTCAAAATTGCCATGCAGACCCTAGATGCTGGAAGGATAGGCATCGCTGGACAAGCGCTGGGAATCGGTCAGGCTGCTTTGGAGCTTGCCGTGGATTACTCGCAGAAACGACAGGCATTCGGGAAACCCATCTCGAAATTGCAATCTATTCAGCAAAAGATTGCCGACATGTCGTTGGCCATGGAATCAGCCCGCCTTCTTACCTGGCGCGCCGCTTGGCTAAAGGACAACAAGCAGCCATACACCAAGGAGGCCGCTATGGCCAAGCTTGCTGCTTCGGAGGCAGCCACCATGTGTGCCCACCAGTGCATTCAGATCCTCGGTGGAATGGGATACGTTACGGATATGGCAGCAGAGCGGCACTATCGCGATGCTCGGATCACGGAGATCTATGAGGGCACCTCCGAGATTCAACGGCTTGTCATTGCTGGTTCGATACTCAAGGAATACGCCAGTTAA
- the LOC6500408 gene encoding mitogen-activated protein kinase kinase kinase 15 has product MDVVCVIDTVVGDHLEDRICALEEIKQAVQAAGANFQRVQFERLDFGETNVLETFYNADVAVIDLSILAQQRPLSYHYGVRESFGMKENILIYNDLESKQTLSLRLSCANYLFLSYKLNAESNSCHLTNQANNNKEPAAEGRVPTLQWRLKRKLQDVEIQSKAHMREKFLSDLRTARDTYATNGVKLQSILHDMRRRLDDPHVLSGEVVHSFMCSLRDVQDYDAMVRLVNDLKNIPNTRKYVETGHISFLYAFALNRRNRMGDREKALESSLQALEKKENHFPDMLCLCGRIYKDIFVESDYTDATSLAHAIKWYRQSFEVQPNEYAGINLATLLVIEGKEFSNTEELQHIGMTLNNLIGKKGSLSTLSEYWDVATFFEIHVLYDDYAKAIQAAECMFKLKPPNWYLKSTIGNISLIHRFRKRPEDRLPTMEEQVFQFWMDFFLEATNTEEVKNSIRFPILILEPQKIYMPSYVTINMDADEKSIQIVNICLAHSKNACKKLHDFLFVASKIKSVSLYKRDDRCAYLYVHHNSDDFQIYFPSTECRQKFYDLIREMTVDQVVFVNLDTDEVPIEYEYDYDEQNRKKVLGKGTYGTVYAARDTQTQVRIAIKEVPEKNSQDVQPLHEEIKLHSQLRHRNIVQYLGSRSEDGFFKIFMEQVPGGSLSDLLETKWGPLKDNESTMAFYSKQILEGLKYLHEQDIVHRDIKGDNVLVNTYSGVVKISDFGTSKRLARINPMTETFTGTLQYMAPEVIDQGVRGYGPAADIWSFGCTNVEMATGKPPFIELGCAQAAMFKVGYYKKHPNIPEELSANAKNFILRCFAISVLDRPSALQLLDDPFLADKPRKLRPALPINTDFGRSISVPADRLVHKTTPPLSYNTTCNTPTTPELDVTHTSSVDIDELPSLLERRNSSGFLLSPEIGEPTTPSLRTSISETSETDGFYRLKKDSQRRTTLSKVLALDESKICDIWLKKVDADQHSIAIRKSDLEVLIRGLRDYIMNENEKHLETTINELKQKLNNDAIALDHLHLALYSFQDAVVCVLRLHCIKPHWMFALDNLVKRAVQAAVTIFSPELGANLADKDLSGNDDESVTTCLVQQGSTDSQEKQQLEKALPTSSLGGGGVVQADAGGDALSSSVECARILRDIRDNQHKLQRQLIEQQRQSMRALHNISQELAHIYMGGRKRLRRTINGFNKKCHRMSPGVGAGPRAASAGNPRRQLNKHHFGLHEVDEQLEQWLTQQEIDEFSKTLILNEGFTFEDFIYNMEKLDLMRLGLRVGIEVRLWKLIIQERACTSPDCLDSPPSTYHKPIGGNGSLALMTNNNTLPSPTTTTPNTPDTGIKTKIKKSESEYDSCSE; this is encoded by the exons ATGGATGTTGTGTGTGTAATCGACACCGTGGTGGGCGATCATCTGGAGGATCGCATCTGTGCGCTGGAAGAGATCAAGCAGGCGGTGCAGGCCGCGGGCGCCAATTTTCAGCGGGTGCAG TTCGAGCGCCTGGATTTTGGGGAGACGAATGTGCTGGAGACCTTCTACAATGCCGATGTTGCGGTGATCGATCTGAGCATCCTGGCCCAGCAGAGACCACTCTCATATCATTACGGCGTGCGGGAGAGCTTCGGAATGAAGGAAAATATTCTCATATACAACGATTTGGAGTCCAAGCAAACGCTAAGTCTCAGG CTCTCTTGTGCCAACTACTTGTTTCTCAGCTACAAACTCAATGCCGAGAGCAATTCCTGCCATTTGACCAATcaggccaacaacaacaaggagcCAGCCGCTGAGGGTCGGGTGCCCACTCTCCAGTGGCGTCTAAAGCGGAAGCTGCAAGATGTGGAAATCCAATCCAA AGCTCACATGCGCGAAAAGTTCCTCAGCGACCTGCGAACGGCCCGGGACACATATGCCACCAACGGAGTCAAGCTTCAGAGTATTCTGCATGACATGCGAAGGCGACTGGACGATCCGCACGTCCTCTCCGGCGAAGTTGTGCACAGTTTTATGTGCTCGTTGAGGGACGTGCAGGACTATGATGCCATGGTGCGGCTGGTGAACGATCTAAAGAACATACCGAACACCCGCAAGTACGTGGAGACGGGACACATTAGTTTCCTGTACGCCTTTGCGCTGAATCGGCGGAATCGCATGGGAGATAGAGAAAAAGCACTGGAATCCTCGCTGCAGGCTTTAGAGAAGAAGGAGAACCACTTCCCGGATATGCTCTGTCTTTGCGGACGAATCTACAAAGATATATTTGTAGAGTCGGATTACACGGACGCGACTAGCTTAGCGCATGCAATTAAATGGTACCGTCAAAGTTTCGAAGTGCAGCCGAACGAATATGCCGGCATCAACTTGGCCACCCTGCTCGTTATTGAGGGAAAGGAGTTTAGCAACACGGAGGAGTTGCAACACATCGGCATGACCCTGAACAATCTAATTGGGAAAAAGGGCAGCCTTTCCACGCTGAGCGAGTACTGGGACGTGGCCACGTTCTTTGAGATTCACGTTTTATACGACGATTATGCAAAGGCCATTCAGGCAGCCGAGTGTATGTTTAAGTTGAAGCCTCCCAATTGGTACCTCAAGTCCACCATAGGCAATATTTCACTTATTCATCGGTTTCGTAAGAGACCCGAGGATCGGCTGCCCACAATGGAAGAGCAGGTGTTTCAATTCTGGATGGACTTCTTTCTTGAGGCTACAAACACGGAGGAGGTCAAGAACAGCATACGCTTTCCCATTCTG ATCCTTGAGCCGCAGAAGATCTATATGCCCAGCTACGTAACCATCAACATGGATGCCGATGAAAAGTCCATACAGATCGTCAACATTTGCCTAGCTCATTCGAAAAACGCTTGTAAAAAGCTGCACGACTTCTTGTTTGTTGCTTCCAAGATAAAGTCAGTTAGCTTGTACAAGCGGGATGATCGATGCGCCTACCTGTATGTGCACCACAACTCCGACGACTTTCAGATTTACTTCCCCTCGACAGAATGCCGACAGAAGTTCTATGACTTGATACGGGAGATGACTGTCGACCAGGTGGTGTTCGTTAATCTCGACACCGATGAGGTGCCAATCGAG TACGAGTACGACTACGACGAGCAGAATCGGAAGAAGGTACTGGGTAAGGGTACATACGGTACCGTATATGCGGCACGAGATACACAGACACAGGTACGAATCGCCATCAAGGAGGTGCCGGAGAAGAACTCCCAGGATGTCCAACCCTTGCACGAGGAGATCAAGCTTCACTCACAGCTGCGACATCGCAACATCGTCCAGTATTTAGGATCACGTTCGGAAGATGGCTTCTTTAAGATCTTCATGGAGCAGGTGCCGGGAGGCTCGCTGTCCGACCTGCTGGAGACCAAGTGGGGTCCGCTCAAGGACAACGAGTCTACTATGGCCTTCTACTCCAAGCAGATCCTTGAGGGGCTTAAGTATCTGCATGAACAGGATATCGTGCACCGCGACATCAAGGGCGACAACGTTTTGGTGAACACGTACAGCGGCGTGGTGAAGATCTCCGACTTTGGCACCTCCAAGCGGCTGGCCCGCATCAATCCCATGACTGAGACCTTCACGGGCACACTTCAATACATGGCACCAGAGGTCATTGACCAGGGCGTAAGAGGTTACGGTCCAGCGGCAGATATCTGGTCGTTCGGCTGCACAAACGTGGAGATGGCAACTGGCAAGCCGCCATTTATCGAGCTCGGCTGCGCTCAGGCGGCAATGTTCAAGGTGGGCTACTACAAGAAGCATCCCAACATACCGGAGGAGTTGTCTGCCAATGCCAAGAACTTCATCTTACGATGCTTTGCCATCAGCGTTCTGGATCGACCGTCAGCGTTGCAACTGCTTGATGATCCCTTTCTGGCGGA CAAGCCTCGTAAGCTGCGCCCTGCCTTGCCTATTAATACGGATTTTGGCCGGAGTATTTCGGTCCCTGCAGATCGTTTGGTTCACAAGACGACACCACCCCTGTCGTATAATACCACCTGCAACACGCCCACTACACCGGAACTGGA CGTCACTCACACATCGTCCGTTGACATTGACGAGCTGCCCAGCTTGCTGGAGCGAAGGAATTCGTCCGGGTTTCTGCTCTCTCCTGAAATCGGAGAACCCACCACTCCGTCCCTGCGAACGAGTATCAGTGAGACGAGCGAAACGGACGGCTTCTACAGGCTGAAGAAGGATTCACAGCGAAGAACCACGCTGTCCAAAGTGCTGGCACTGGACGAGTCTAAAATTTGCGACATCTGGTTGAAGAAGGTCGATGCTGATCAGCACTCGATTGCGATCCGCAAGAGCGATCTGGAGGTGTTGATACGAGGACTGCGGGACTACATTATGAACGAAAATGAGAAGCATTTGGAGACTACTATTAACGAGCTGAAGCAGAAGTTAAATAACGACGCTATTGCCTTGGATCATCTGCATCTGGCGCTGTACTCCTTTCAAGACGCCGTGGTCTGTGTGCTTCGGCTGCACTGCATCAAACCGCATTGGATGTTCGCGTTGGATAATCTGGTCAAGCGCGCGGTTCAGGCGGCAGTTACTATTTTCTCTCCAGAACTGGGCGCCAATCTGGCGGATAAGGATCTGTCTGGAAACGACGATGAGAGTGTGACCACGTGCTTGGTGCAGCAGGGTTCCACTGACAGCCAGGAGAAGCAACAGCTCGAAAAAGCATTGCCCACGAGCAGTTTAGGTGGCGGCGGAGTAGTCCAAGCTGATGCGGGAGGAGATGCTCTAAGCAGTTCTGTCGAATGTGCACGTATTTTGCGGGACATTCGCGATAACCAACATAAGCTACAGCGTCAGCTGATTGAACAGCAGCGGCAGAGCATGAGAGCTCTGCACAACATTAGTCAGGAGCTAGCCCATATCTATATGGGCGGAAGGAAGAGGTTACG ACGCACCATCAACGGCTTTAACAAAAAGTGCCATAGAATGAGCCCTGGTGTGGGGGCTGGCCCCCGTGCAGCTTCGGCAGGTAATCCACGGAGGCAGCTGAACAAGCACCACTTCGGTCTGCACGAGGTAGACGAGCAGTTGGAGCAGTGGCTGACCCAGCAGGAGATAGACGAGTTCTCAAAAACGCTCATACTGAATGAAGGTTTCACTTTTGAGGACTTTATCTACAACATGGAAAAGTTGGACCTCATGCGGTTGGGTCTGCG TGTTGGCATCGAAGTGCGTTTGTGGAAACTAATTATACAGGAACGGGCTTGCACCTCCCCTGACTGCTTGGACAGTCCGCCCAGCACCTATCACAAGCCAATTGGCGGCAACGGCTCTCTGGCATTAATGACTAACAATAATACGCTACCATCACCAACAACCACAACTCCCAACACGCCCGACACGGGAATCAAAACGAAAATCAAAAAGAGCGAAAGCGAATACGATTCTTGCAGCGAATGA
- the LOC6500137 gene encoding opsin Rh1, whose protein sequence is MESFAAAATQLGPHFAPLSNGSVVDKVTPDMAHLISPYWNQFPAMDPIWAKILTAYMIIIGMISWCGNGVVIYIFATTKSLRTPANLLVINLAISDFGIMITNTPMMGINLYFETWVLGPMMCDIYAGLGSAFGCSSIWSMCMISLDRYQVIVKGMAGRPMTIPLALGKIAYIWFMSSIWCLAPAFGWSRYVPEGNLTSCGIDYLERDWNPRSYLIFYSIFVYYIPLFLICYSYWFIIAAVSAHEKAMREQAKKMNVKSLRSSEDAEKSAEGKLAKVALVTITLWFMAWTPYLVINCMGLFKFEGLTPLNTIWGACFAKSAACYNPIVYGISHPKYRLALKEKCPCCVFGKVDDGKSSDAQSQATASEAESKA, encoded by the exons ATGGAGAG CttcgcagcagcagccacacaACTGGGGCCCCACTTTGCCCCCCTGTCCAATGGATCGGTGGTGGACAAGGTGACCCCCGACATGGCGCACCTGATCAGCCCGTACTGGAACCAGTTCCCCGCCATGGACCCCATCTGGGCCAAAATCCTGACCGCCTACATGATCATCATTGGCATGATTTCCTGGTGCGGAAATGGCGTGGTGATCTACATTTTCGCCACCACCAAGTCGTTGCGCACTCCCGCCAACCTGCTGGTCATTAACCTGGCCATATCCGACTTCGGCATCATGATCACCAACACGCCCATGATGGGCATTAATTTGTACTTCGAGACTTGGGTGCTCGGCCCGATGATGTGCGACATCTATGCCGGTCTGGGCTCCGCCTTCGGCTGCAGCTCCATCTGGTCCATGTGCATGATCTCCCTGGATCGCTACCAAGTGATCGTCAAGGGTATGGCAGGCCGGCCGATGACCATTCCACTGGCACTCGGAAAGATTGCCTACATCTGGTTCATGTCAAGCATTTGGTGCCTGGCACCCGCCTTCGGCTGGAGCAG GTATGTTCCTGAGGGTAACCTGACATCGTGCGGTATTGACTACTTGGAGCGCGACTGGAATCCACGCTCATACCTGATCTTTTACTCGATCTTCGTTTACTATATCCCGCTGTTCCTGATCTGCTACTCTTACTGGTTCATCATTGCT GCTGTGTCCGCCCACGAGAAGGCCATGCGGGAGCAGGCCAAGAAGATGAATGTCAAGTCCCTCCGCTCCTCTGAGGATGCCGAGAAGAGCGCCGAGGGCAAGCTGGCCAAGGTCGCCCTGGTGACCATCACCCTGTGGTTCATGGCGTGGACCCCATACCTTGTGATCAACTGCATGGGACTGTTCAAGTTCGAGGGACTGACACCCCTGAACACCATCTGGGGCGCTTGCTTCGCCAAGTCGGCTGCCTGCTACAATCCAATTGTATATGGAATCAG CCATCCCAAATACCGCTTGGCTCTCAAGGAGAAGTGTCCTTGCTGCGTCTTTGGCAAAGTCGACGATGGCAAGTCCAGCGATGCCCAATCTCAGGCCACCGCCAGCGAGGCCGAATCCAAGGCATAA
- the LOC6500410 gene encoding uncharacterized protein LOC6500410, giving the protein MQANSSTTTTTTTTKTKKLSSGPGGNMISSVAVTSATKTTTTTRKPAGSVSGTGASPKSPKAPGSVSAATANSDSNAEIEELSKKITETADAIYNTWKSRGIPPAELIGELTNIASPSTDTEGLQKMVTSFVNKDKEQRGKTNSLKKSEITSNGKVKKAATSTSSAANYSSAPEAALQSPKKVAAVSVSKPVPDVNLNYDINLHLDVNNLSQQQTQNLLKISELIQQQKDVAATSGKKRQSTKSSGNSNASKVTTAAAEQQAGKKQSKASSRSGNGTLSVSIDVVDAPAGLNNTSRVAIANSAAVSDKGSEPAAMNRKSSKTKENTTPEGKPATKEKPTAAGAASTATASTRKSTSRNTTDNASNMGANATSDAPAAAAAAATSTSNDATPATSGSTTMPTLNKVKPTGRAALTNGQDKIGLLTRGSVAERVLMFEKCPDVRHSFLNIKRPQVDAPPKSLLKVKLHSTPPPPPQEQNLLQKEIRSTKSVYIPRFYFPHGKPQPTIAMERVLRGILSAFDSFPNNQVTKDELPRILKLCGLPFYWRMPVMVFCQTASTGLVERQRFVEFWKQMNVYCHEAASRFVYILSRGQRFRSYIVPEDLVPMVQDVVDTHPGLAFLKEATEFHSRYVHTVIARIFYSVNRSWSGRITISELKRSDLLEMISLLEEEEDINQIMAFFSYEHFYVIYCKFWELDKDHDLLISQEDLAKHSDHALSTRIVERIFSGCVTRSDNKKAPEDEAKMSYTDFVWFILSEEDKRTPTAIEYWFRCMDIDGDGAISMYELEYFYEEQQQRMEGIGIECLPFEDCLCQMLDMIKPANRDCITLGDLKKCKMTHVFFDTFFNLEKYLDHEQRDPFASQRDEYTSDWDRFAAQEYELLISEEND; this is encoded by the exons ATGCAAGCCAATTCGAGTACcaccaccacaacaacaacaaccaaaacGAAAAAACTGAGCAGCGGGCCGGGGGGCAACATGATCAGTTCTGTGGCGGTGACGAGTGCCACCaaaacaaccacaacaacgaGGAAGCCAGCGGGTTCGGTATCCGGAACTGGAGCTAGTCCCAAGTCCCCAAAGGCGCCGGGATCCGTCAGTGCAGCGACTGCTAATTCCGATTCTAATGCGGAGATCGAGGAACTGTCGAAAAAGATTACCGAAACAGCGGATGCCATTTATAACACGTGGAAGAGCCGGGGCATTCCGCCGGCGGAGCTGATCGGAGAATTAACAAATATAGCGTCCCCCTCCACGGATACCGAGGGTCTTCAGAAGATGGTGACTAGTTTCGTGAACAAGGACAAAGAGCAGCGCGGCAAAACGAATAGCTTAAAGAAGTCGGAGATCACATCCAACGGCAAAGTGAAAAAGGCGGCCACTTCCACATCGTCCGCCGCGAATTACTCATCCGCTCCAGAGGCAGCCCTGCAGTCCCCCAAGAAGGTGGCCGCCGTATCGGTCAGCAAACCCGTTCCTGACGTCAACCTCAACTACGACATCAATCTGCATTTGGATGTGAACAATCTGTCTCAGCAGCAGACGCAGAATCTGTTGAAAATAAGCGAGCTGATACAGCAGCAGAAGGATGTGGCAGCGACGAGCGGGAAGAAACGGCAGAGCACCAAATCGAGTGGCAACAGCAATGCGAGCAAGGTAACAACAGCAGCCGCAGAGCAGCAGGCCGGCAAAAAACAGAGCAAGGCCAGCAGCAGGAGCGGGAACGGGACGCTTTCTGTTAGCATAGATGTGGTGGATGCGCCAGCAGGGCTAAACAACACCAGCAGGGTGGCCATTGCCAACAGCGCTGCAGTGAGTGATAAAGGCAGTGAGCCAGCGGCCATGAATCGCAAGTCAAGCAAAACCAAAGAAAACACCACACCAGAAGGCAAGCCGGCAACCAAAGAGAAACCcacagcagcaggagcagcctCAACAGCGACTGCGTCCACACGCAAATCAACAAGTCGCAACACAACTGATAACGCCAGCAACATGGGTGCCAACGCAACATCAGACGcaccagctgcagcagcagcagcagcaacatcaacatcaaACGATGCTACGCCAGCAACATCGGGCAGCACAACGATGCCAACGTTGAATAAAGTCAAACCGACGGGGCGGGCGGCCCTCACCAATGGCCAGGACAAAA TTGGACTCCTCACACGCGGCTCCGTGGCCGAGCGCGTTCTCATGTTCGAAAAGTGTCCGGATGTGCGGCATTCGTTCCTGAACATCAAGCGCCCCCAGGTCGATGCTCCACCCAAGAGTCTCCTCAAG GTCAAGCTACATAGCACTCCGCCCCCACCGCCACAGGAGCAGAATCTGCTGCAGAAGGAGATCCGTTCCACCAAGAGTGTCTACATACCCAG attctaCTTTCCACATGGCAAGCCACAGCCCACGATCGCCATGGAACGGGTATTGCGGGGCATCCTTTCCGCCTTCGACAGCTTTCCCAACAACCAGGTGACCAAGGACGAACTGCCCCGCATCCTGAAGCTCTGCGGGCTTCCCTTTTATTGGCGCATGCCGGTAATGGTGTTCTGCCAAACAGCGAGTACTGGTCTCGTGGAGCGCCAGCGTTTCGTCGAGTTCTGGAAACA AATGAATGTGTATTGCCACGAGGCTGCCTCAAGATTTGTGTACATTCTGTCACGAGGTCAGAGGTTCCGTTCGTACATCGTGCCCGAGGACCTGGTGCCCATGGTGCAAGATGTGGTGGATACACACCCCGGCCTGGCCTTTCTAAAGGAAGCCACCGAGTTTCATTCCAGATACGTGCACACAGTCATCGCGCGCATTTTCTATTCGGTGAACCGTAGTTGGAGTGGCAGGATCACAATATCAGAGCTAAAGCGATCCGATCTTCTAGAg ATGATCAGTTTACTTGAGGAGGAAGAGGATATTAACCAGATAATGGCCTTCTTTAGCTATGAGCACTTCTATGTGATCTATTGCAAGTTTTGGGAACTGGACAAGGACCACGACCTGCTGATCAGCCAGGAGGATCTGGCAAAGCACAGTGACCATGCCCTGTCCACCCGCATCGTAGAGAGAATCTTCTCTGGCTGTGTGACGCGCAGTGACAACAAAAAGGCGCCAGAGGACGAGGCCAAGATGTCTTACACGGACTTTGTGTGGTTCATTCTGTCGGAGGAAGACAAGCGGACGCCAACGGCCATTGAGTACTGGTTTCGGTGCATGGACATTGATGGCGATGGGGCAATCTCCATGTATGAGCTGGAATACTTCTacgaggagcagcaacagcggaTGGAGGGGATCGGTATTGAGTGCCTTCCCTTTGAGGACTGCCTTTGTCAG ATGCTGGACATGATAAAGCCGGCCAATCGTGACTGCATCACTCTGGGGGACCTGAAGAAATGCAAGATGACCCACGTATTCTTCGACACTTTCTTTAATCTGGAAAAATATCTGGATCACGAACAACGCGATCCATTTGCCTCGCAGCGGGACGAATAT ACCTCCGATTGGGATCGCTTTGCGGCACAAGAATACGAGTTGCTCATATCCGAGGAGAACGATTAG